CTCTCAGCGCTCTTGCCGTTCTTGGGTGACTTCATGAGCCTCACTGGTGCAGTGAGCACATTCCCGCTCACATTCATTCTAGCCAACCATATGTACTATAAGGCTAAGAACAATAAACTCAATTCAATGCAAAAGCTATGGCATTGGCTGAACGTTGTCTTCTTCAGTTTGATGTCTGTTGCTGCAGCCATTGCAGCTGTCAGGCTCATCGCCGTTGATTCTAAAAATTTCCACGTTTTTGCAGATTTgtaattcattatatatatatttattatagtcAACTTGTATGTTGTTTATTCTTAGGCGGGGTTTAATTTCTCCTACCATATATAAGCTTGTtgtattctctctctttttcttaaccATTAGAGccttaaaaatatgaaaaaaataagattctCAAATTTTAAAGCATACAAATGACCACTTTCATCATATTTAGTACCATCAAAGAAATATTAGTCAATTGTACCAAATTTTAAAGCATACAAATGTTCCGCTCACTCTGCATCTATCCTGCACTCTATTCACATATGCTTgcttagttatatatatatataagttagatAGAACACGCACGCACGTAATGCAGTCTCTGTGTTGATGATTAAAACGGCAAGCAGTTTTATGTGCTTGTTAGATAATGGGCCTAAATTAGAGAGGAAAACTGATAGAAATGGGccggatatttttaaaataagtatcAGGAGGAGTCAGGACTCTGAGgataaaataagttaaaaaCGGCCTGACGTGATCAATGTGTCGTTCAAGCTTAATCTAGTCGCACGCTGTGTTGTTTTAAGTGGAGAAAACATGTATTGCAAGCAGTCTCTGTGTTAATGATATAAACGGCACCAAAACTGTCATCTTCTTCGCCTAAgacattttgtttttactctCCTAGGCGATTTCGAGACTCAACCAACTCTACGTATCTCTCAGGTAAATTTCTCGATCCCCTATTGCTTAGAACCCTATGAATTAGAACCATAtgaattatatgtatatttttgctCACCACAAGTATTTGAAGAGTTTGTATTTGCGGTCTACGGCCGTGTttcgctttctctctctttctcggtCGGTGATTTAACGGTGTCAATCGATCTCTCCGACTAATGCGTATATATCTGTTGTTTTGTTATTCCGTTGTTAGCGATCTGATCTGCTTCcccaatattaaaattttgattgtcGTTAGGTTTATTGAATGATGAAGAAGGCTACGGGGAAGGCGGGTAAGGCTGTAACATTGGTCTATTGGGACATCAAGGAGTATCCGGTTCCCCCTGGCTTTGATCCACGTCGGGTCCGTCCGTGCATTAATGGGCTCTTGGAAGCTCATGGCTACTCTGGTCCTCTCACCATCTACGCCGTTGGCATACTAACAGACGTCCATGTTGACATCCTTCGAGCTCTCTCTTCCTCTGGGATCATCCTTGAATATGAGAGTTCCAATTCTTTAGTTTCTtctgtttatactttatatatagagagtttcTTNTTTGAGTCACACAACCCCATGCATTGTCTACTTTTTCTCACTTGTAGTTCTGTTTGCCTAATTCTGACGCCATTTTATCCTTTTCCACACTGGAtttgcatttgtttttgttNTTATGGATGAGTGGATGGATGAGAATTCACCTCCAGCTAATATGTTGGGGATATGCTTTCCGAATGCCTTCCCTTCACCACTTGAAAGTGGATACTACCTATTCAGGCCGTTTTCATTTACTTCTCCTGAAGAAGACGCCATCAGCTGGATGAACTTAATTCTGACAGGTCTGTGTATTTGTCCACTCTCACATTGTTGTTGAAATAATTAACCTCAGGCATATCTGTTTCTGTAATAGCTCTCTACTTTTATTATTTCCCCACAGTGTCAGGGACACTTGAGGATGATAAATGCAGTGAAACAACGGATCAATCTGCCATCTGGTTCTGCTCAATATGCCAGGATCTTTTTGGCGATGGCAAAGATCTTCGTGGCCAAGGCTTCGATACTTTCACCAGCCATCTCTCTTCCGAAGGACATGTAGTTACGGTAATTAAGCATCCTGAgtcaatatgtatatatatatatatatatatttttttttttccctttgtaACTATTTTTGAGTCACACAACCTCATGCATTGTCTACCTgttttcccttttctcacttgTAGCTAGTTCTGTTTGCCTAATTCTGACGCCATTTTATCCTTTTCCACACTGGAtttgcatttgtttttgttttcaaacagaGGACGGAGTACCTGCCTTTCGAGGATCATTTACCCTTGCCGAGATTCAGGGACGAGGATGAGAATCCCCCCACCATTGTGAGATGGCAACCAGAGGCAAGTTTTAACTAGTATCAGCTGATAACCCTTGAGATTTCTACATTTTGAACCCGTACGTGTTTGTCTGCTTCAAAACCTCCTTCcaatagttttccttttttcacttttatgTAGAAGGCTACTCCGGAGGAGGCTGAGGCTGTAACATcggtcttttgggacatcaatTTGTTTCCGCTTCCCCCTGGCTTTGATGCTCGTCTGGTCCGTCCGTCCATCAATCGGTTGTTGGAATCTCATGGCTACTCTGCTCCTCCCATCATCTACGCCGTTGGCTTATTAACAAACGTCCATGATGACATCCTTCAAGCTCTCTCTTCCGCTCGAATCACTCTTTATTATGCCCCACACGATTAATTTCTCACCTTTTATGCCTTGATTCCTACAGTATAATAATGGATGATGAATGCACAGTCTCTCAAGTCTTTAGTTTCTTCTGAAACAGGTTCCACAGACATCAAGTCGCTTATGTCTCGCTGGATTTCTACGAATCCACCCCCGGCTAATATTTTGGGCATATGCGATCCGAGAGGCTTCCCTCTACCTCCGAGTGGATACAACATTTTCCGGCCGTTTTCCTATTCTTCTCCTAAACAAGACTCCGTCCTCTGGGGAAGCTCTCTTCTGGCAGCAGGTGTGTGTTTCTCCTCTCTCACAGTGTTGTTGAAATAACTAGCGAACCTGTTGCTGAACTAGCTACTTCCCCACCTTTCCCAGATTCAGGGGCTCTTGAAGAGGATACGTGCAGTGAAACGGATGACTCTGCTAGCTGGTATTGCTTAATATGCAATCATATTGGTGGCCAAGGCTTCAAAAGTTTCACCAGGCATGTCTCTAGTCGAAGCCATTCAGAAAATCGTTCACATCAGGTAATTATGCATCAAGTAGTTTGCCTGAATGTGACCCATGTTATCTTTTTTCCGCTGGACGTGCATTTGGTTTTCAAGCAAGCAGATGGGCTTTAATTTTTAACATCGGAGAATGTTGAGATTGTTAGTCTTTAGAATGCTGGGCTTTTTActaatgaaatctatatatcGTTGTAGGGAAAGTCTTCTAAGAAAAGGAGGACGTgaacaagagaaggagaaaaagagtaCTTGGTCCATGGTGTTGTTCTTCTCTTGTTGGTGATTGGTTTGTTCTACTTCTAGCGGCAAATCTTGTGTTGATCTATGCATATTTTCAAGtcgttttattttacttttatgaaCTGTACTTTTTAAGTGTGTTTCAAATTGATCAGTAAATGTGGCTGCGATGTTTTTATCGACAGTAAAACATACAGTACGAATGTTTGATAGTAATGCCTACTTATAACTTCTTCTAGAGTGAAGCATTTCTTAAAATTGTTTTCATAGGCAAATAAACTAAGTAACAGAGATACATTCAAGAGCATGTAGTGACAACCGGGTTTGTGGAGAGTTAATGTTTCGTTCATGTCAAAAACTGCATCAAATCCACTTAGTTTTGGCATGTGCTTTGGAACATATTAAAGAATTATACCTTTCTACGGCCGGCGGTTCTTGACAATATCTCCCATAACTTGAACTTCTGAGCTAGATAATGCAACTTCCTCTAGGCAAGAGACATTCGAGCATTGACAATCCAATTTTTACAAGACTTTTAAATGCTCaatcttatttacaaaaataaaaagagagaagaagactaGAAGAGCCGAGATGACCGGAATCAAACCGAATAGATTAAATAAGCTCGAACGTAATGTTAACTTGCTATTTtcttcacaaattttattttaatcgaATCATTTAATCCATAATCGGTTCGGTTTTTCATTGGGTTTTGTCAAAAAACGAGATAAACTCATAGAAAGAATCAGAGTGGTGtggtaagaactaagaagagCACATACGGATgttaagaacaaaaatattcaaaattaaagcATTGGGGAGGGGAACGATTTCATATTTGCCAAAAGAAGTACACAGCAGTCAAGGTGGTGACCCATGAAAGCTGAGAAGAGTTATATGAGATAGTCTATTCAGTCCTGAGTCTATTTCTCATGAACGTAGATTTGGGAACCACTTGTTGTGCGTCATGTAACTCACTGTGTCCTCCTGTtgccattgaaaaaaaaagatgcaattAGATTCCATTTTCAAACTACGTTAGCCATGTTTAGTTACTAAATAAATCGCACTAATCCATAATATGTGGCCTAGAACAGTAAGTCAAAGGAGAGCAATCTTATGCTGAAAACAGATAATAAACTAAAACAACATAGAAAAGCAACTTCTAAAAATAACGACAATAATTCAGTTTCAAAATCAACTCCTGTTGAACTACGCTTAATTATACTCTTACCAAGCAAGACGAGCCGATTCACATTAAGTGGAGAAGTGGAAAGCAGAGTGACTTACATATTAGAACAGTTTCGGTTGCATCAATCTCACGGATGCCTGCCAGGGCCATTCTTGCAACTGCATGTAGTGCCATCTTAGAAACACCGAGCCAGACACTGAAAGTTAATAAAAGAAGAATGTACATTGCGAAGATGAGAGGGATCCGAagtcaatgtaaaatatatatgcatttgTAAATAAGTTCGAAGTGAATGTCTAATTACCTTCCAGCTCCCACAACAACAATCTTCTGGTTCACAAATTCCGACAAAAGGCGACCTTGAGCTATTACAGTTCCCAGTAATCGACCCGATGCACCAGCATTTCCCTGAGAAATCATACACCATACTacttttaataacaaaaaaaccagTATCTATAATGTAAAGCATCAACGTTGAGAACATACCTGTACAACGGATTCACCAAATTCATCAAGAATCTCAAGGTGTTCTTCTCCTAAATCTGTAAAATGGGAAGGACACACGAATGAGCTATCAAGAAAAAAGGTCTAAACCACATATTAAGGTCATAGCTTACAGAGATCGTTCTGTAGGAGCGTTTCATAGTATGTGCCCACATCCAACATAAGTGACAAAATCTACAGGAAACCAAATATATAAGATCAGGTCAGAGGAAACGGAATCATATTAGAGAAGAACATATTAAGTGTCTATTAAGTGTCTATTAAGTATACTCAATCATCTAGAAACGGAATCATATTAGAGAAGAACATATGATAAAACaggtaactaaaaaaaaaccttaaatttAGTAAAGTagagaagataagaaaaaacagaattttgttggtttttagtTAATGGATCATTTTAGTGATTAAACCTAATCTTTTTCAATGATTTGctgttttatttcaaattaaaataatttagacAGGCCAAAGTGGAACCCCACTGTCTCCACCAAAGCtctaataacataataaaaagaagCCAAAGAAAAACACGAAagcattttattattttttgtt
The Camelina sativa cultivar DH55 chromosome 6, Cs, whole genome shotgun sequence genome window above contains:
- the LOC104792828 gene encoding uncharacterized protein LOC104792828, whose amino-acid sequence is MDENSPPANMLGICFPNAFPSPLESGYYLFRPFSFTSPEEDAISWMNLILTVSGTLEDDKCSETTDQSAIWFCSICQDLFGDGKDLRGQGFDTFTSHLSSEGHVVTRTEYLPFEDHLPLPRFRDEDENPPTIVRWQPEKATPEEAEAVTSVFWDINLFPLPPGFDARLVRPSINRLLESHGYSAPPIIYAVGLLTNVHDDILQALSSARITLYYAPHGSTDIKSLMSRWISTNPPPANILGICDPRGFPLPPSGYNIFRPFSYSSPKQDSVLWGSSLLAADSGALEEDTCSETDDSASWYCLICNHIGGQGFKSFTRHVSSRSHSENRSHQGKSSKKRRT
- the LOC104792829 gene encoding NAD-dependent malic enzyme 2, mitochondrial-like — translated: MLDVGTYYETLLQNDLYLGEEHLEILDEFGESVVQGNAGASGRLLGTVIAQGRLLSEFVNQKIVVVGAGSVWLGVSKMALHAVARMALAGIREIDATETVLI